One part of the Salirhabdus salicampi genome encodes these proteins:
- the rpsJ gene encoding 30S ribosomal protein S10 codes for MAKEKIRIRLKAYDHRILDQSAEKIVETAKRSGAGVSGPIPLPTERTVYTILRAVHKYKDAREQFEMRTHKRLVDIVNPTPQTVDSLMRLDLPSGVDIEIKL; via the coding sequence ATGGCAAAAGAAAAGATTCGTATCCGTTTGAAGGCGTATGATCACCGTATTCTTGATCAATCTGCTGAGAAAATTGTTGAAACAGCTAAACGTTCTGGAGCTGGTGTTTCAGGTCCAATTCCGTTACCAACGGAAAGAACGGTTTACACAATTCTTCGTGCGGTACACAAGTACAAAGACGCTCGTGAGCAGTTCGAGATGCGTACTCACAAACGCTTAGTTGATATTGTGAACCCAACGCCACAAACTGTGGATTCACTAATGCGTCTAGATCTACCGTCTGGCGTAGATATTGAAATCAAACTATAA
- the rplD gene encoding 50S ribosomal protein L4 translates to MPKVALFNQGGSQVGDVELADQVFGIEPNEHVLNEVVLMQRASLRQGTHKVKNRSQVSGGGRKPWRQKGTGRARQGSIRSPQWVGGGTVFGPTPRSYSYKLPKKVRRLALRSALSSKVVEDNIIVLENITFDAPKTKDVVKMLEALNVEGKTLIVTADNNETVERSANNLPNVKVLTVEQVNVLELLTHDKLVITKEAAEKAGEVLA, encoded by the coding sequence ATGCCTAAAGTAGCACTATTTAATCAAGGTGGTTCACAGGTCGGTGATGTAGAGCTAGCTGATCAAGTTTTTGGTATTGAGCCAAACGAACACGTGTTAAACGAAGTTGTGTTGATGCAACGTGCATCTCTGCGTCAAGGTACACACAAAGTAAAAAATCGCTCTCAAGTATCAGGAGGCGGACGTAAGCCGTGGCGTCAAAAAGGTACTGGCCGTGCACGTCAAGGTTCTATCCGTTCACCACAGTGGGTAGGCGGTGGAACAGTATTCGGTCCTACGCCAAGAAGCTATAGTTACAAACTTCCTAAGAAAGTTCGTCGCTTAGCACTACGTTCTGCGTTATCTTCTAAAGTAGTAGAAGACAACATTATAGTTTTAGAAAACATCACATTTGATGCTCCTAAAACGAAAGATGTTGTGAAAATGCTTGAAGCATTGAACGTGGAAGGAAAAACATTAATCGTTACAGCGGATAACAATGAAACAGTTGAACGTTCTGCTAACAATCTTCCAAACGTGAAAGTTTTAACAGTAGAACAAGTAAATGTTCTTGAATTGCTAACGCATGACAAACTAGTCATCACTAAGGAAGCAGCGGAAAAAGCAGGGGAGGTGCTTGCATAA
- a CDS encoding 50S ribosomal protein L7ae-like protein, translating to MSYEKVAQAKSNVIVGTKQTIKAMKNGAVQLVVIANDADRQVTSRVIHLAEDLGIPISYVDSMKKLGKSCGIDVGAATVAIKQ from the coding sequence ATGTCTTATGAAAAAGTAGCACAGGCTAAATCAAATGTGATTGTTGGAACGAAACAAACAATAAAAGCTATGAAAAATGGCGCTGTTCAACTCGTTGTAATTGCGAACGACGCAGATCGTCAAGTTACAAGTAGAGTCATTCATCTCGCGGAGGATTTAGGCATTCCGATTTCCTATGTGGATTCTATGAAAAAGCTGGGAAAGTCATGTGGGATCGATGTGGGAGCAGCAACAGTTGCCATTAAACAATAA
- the rpsG gene encoding 30S ribosomal protein S7 yields MPRKGPVAKRDVLPDPLYNSKLVTRLINQIMVDGKRGIAQKILYNAFELVKERSGQDAMEVFEQALKNVMPVLEVRARRVGGSNYQVPVEVRPERRQALGLRWIVNYAKLRGEKTMEERLANEILDAANNTGAAVKKREDMHKMAEANKAFAHYRW; encoded by the coding sequence ATGCCTCGTAAAGGTCCAGTAGCGAAACGTGATGTATTACCAGATCCATTATATAATTCCAAGCTAGTAACTCGATTGATTAACCAAATCATGGTTGATGGTAAGCGTGGTATTGCTCAAAAGATTTTATATAATGCGTTTGAACTAGTTAAAGAGCGTAGCGGTCAAGATGCTATGGAAGTATTTGAACAAGCACTTAAAAACGTAATGCCTGTACTTGAAGTACGTGCACGTCGTGTTGGTGGTTCTAACTACCAAGTACCAGTTGAAGTACGTCCAGAACGTCGTCAAGCGCTAGGTTTACGTTGGATCGTAAACTACGCAAAACTTCGTGGTGAGAAAACTATGGAAGAACGTCTTGCTAATGAAATTCTTGATGCTGCAAACAATACTGGTGCAGCGGTTAAAAAGCGTGAAGATATGCACAAAATGGCAGAAGCTAACAAAGCATTTGCACATTACCGTTGGTAA
- the rplC gene encoding 50S ribosomal protein L3, which produces MAKGILGKKIGMTQLFSEDGELVPVTVVQVEPNVVLQKKTTENDGYEAIQIGIADKKEVRANKPEKGHAEKANTNPKRYIREIRNAGLGDYEVGQELKVDLFEAGETVDVTGTSKGKGFQGAIKRHNQSRGPMTHGSRYHRRPGTMGPIDPMHVLKGKKLPGQMGGETVTIQNLEVVKVDTENNLLLIKGNVPGAKKSFVQITSAVKAK; this is translated from the coding sequence ATGGCGAAAGGAATCTTAGGTAAGAAAATCGGTATGACTCAACTTTTCTCTGAAGATGGCGAATTAGTACCGGTAACTGTTGTTCAAGTTGAACCTAACGTTGTTCTTCAAAAGAAGACAACTGAAAATGACGGCTATGAAGCGATTCAAATTGGCATAGCTGATAAAAAAGAAGTACGCGCAAACAAACCAGAAAAGGGTCATGCTGAAAAAGCAAACACAAACCCTAAGCGCTACATTCGCGAAATCCGTAATGCAGGTCTTGGCGATTATGAAGTAGGTCAAGAGTTGAAAGTGGATCTTTTCGAAGCTGGAGAAACAGTAGATGTAACAGGAACTTCTAAAGGGAAAGGTTTCCAAGGTGCAATTAAGCGCCACAACCAATCTCGTGGTCCAATGACTCACGGTTCTCGTTATCACCGTCGTCCTGGTACAATGGGTCCTATCGATCCAATGCACGTACTAAAAGGTAAAAAATTACCTGGACAAATGGGTGGCGAAACTGTAACGATTCAAAACCTGGAAGTTGTGAAAGTTGATACAGAAAACAATTTACTGCTAATTAAAGGAAATGTTCCTGGTGCGAAAAAATCATTCGTACAAATTACAAGTGCGGTAAAGGCTAAATAA
- the rplB gene encoding 50S ribosomal protein L2 — protein sequence MAIKKYKPTSNGRRGMSASDFAEITTDKPEKSLLAPLSKRAGRNNQGKMTVRHQGGGHKRKYRIIDFKRDKDGIPGRVATIEYDPNRSANIALINYVDGEKRYILAPKGLQVGQEIQAGEGADIKVGNALPLKNIPVGTVIHNIELKPGRGGQLVRSAGAQAQILGREDKYVLVRLTSGETRMILGTCRATVGQVGNLDHELINIGKAGRNRWKGKRPTVRGSVMNPSDHPHGGGEGRAPIGRPSPVTPWGKPTLGLKTRKRNKQSDKYIVRRRRKK from the coding sequence ATGGCGATCAAAAAGTATAAGCCAACCTCAAACGGTCGTCGTGGCATGTCAGCTTCTGATTTTGCAGAAATTACGACTGATAAACCTGAGAAATCCTTGCTTGCGCCACTTAGCAAACGTGCTGGGCGTAACAACCAAGGTAAAATGACTGTACGCCATCAAGGCGGAGGTCATAAGCGTAAATACCGTATTATCGACTTCAAGCGCGATAAAGACGGAATACCAGGACGCGTTGCTACGATCGAATACGATCCAAACCGTTCTGCAAACATCGCTTTAATCAACTATGTTGATGGTGAAAAGCGTTACATTCTTGCTCCTAAAGGTTTGCAAGTAGGTCAAGAAATTCAAGCTGGTGAAGGTGCTGACATTAAAGTCGGTAACGCACTACCACTTAAAAACATTCCAGTGGGTACTGTTATCCACAACATCGAACTCAAGCCAGGTCGTGGTGGACAATTAGTCCGTTCTGCTGGAGCACAAGCTCAAATTCTAGGTCGTGAAGATAAATACGTTCTTGTACGTCTGACATCTGGCGAAACACGTATGATTCTAGGAACTTGTCGTGCTACTGTAGGTCAAGTAGGTAACTTAGATCACGAACTTATTAACATTGGTAAAGCTGGACGTAACCGTTGGAAAGGTAAGCGCCCAACTGTACGTGGTTCTGTAATGAACCCTAGTGATCACCCACACGGTGGTGGTGAAGGTCGTGCGCCAATCGGACGCCCATCTCCAGTTACTCCATGGGGTAAACCAACACTTGGACTTAAGACACGTAAGCGTAACAAGCAATCTGATAAATATATTGTACGACGTCGTCGTAAAAAATAA
- the fusA gene encoding elongation factor G has product MPREFSLDKYRNIGIMAHIDAGKTTATERILFYTGRIHKIGETHEGASQMDWMEQEQERGITITSAATTAQWKGHRINIIDTPGHVDFTVEVERSLRVLDGAVAVLDAQSGVEPQTETVWRQATTYGVPRIVFINKMDKIGADFLYSAGTISDRLGANAHPIQLPIGAEDEFEGIIDLINMEAYYYLDDLGTRAEAREIPDEYKEQAEEYRTSLLESVAELDEELMMKYLEGEEISNDELKAAIREATCNVEFYPILCGSAFKNKGVQLMIDAVIDYLPSPLDVPPIQGIVPGTEEEVVRKSDDKEPFSALAFKVMTDPYVGKLTFFRAYSGTLNAGSYVKNSTKDKRERVGRILQMHANHREEVPTVYAGDIAAAVGLKDTATGDTLCDDKNLVILESMEFPEPVISVAIEPKSKADQDKMGIALAKLAEEDPTFKTETNVETGQTIISGMGELHLDIIVDRLKREFKVEANVGAPQVAYRETFRASAEVEGKFVRQSGGRGQYGHVWVKFEPNEEGAGFEFVNKIVGGVVPREYIPAVQAGIEESLDNGVLAGYPLIDVKATLFDGSYHDVDSNETAFKVAASLALREAKKKCSPVILEPMMKVEVVVPEEYMGDIMGDVTSRRGRVEGMGARGNASVVNAFVPLSEMFGYATSLRSNTQGRGTYTMHFSHYEEVPKSISEEIIKKNSGE; this is encoded by the coding sequence ATGCCTAGAGAGTTCTCCTTAGACAAATACCGTAACATTGGAATTATGGCTCACATTGATGCCGGAAAAACGACAGCAACTGAGCGTATTTTGTTCTATACAGGCCGAATTCATAAAATCGGGGAAACTCACGAAGGTGCTTCTCAAATGGACTGGATGGAGCAGGAGCAGGAGCGTGGTATTACTATCACTTCCGCTGCAACAACAGCCCAATGGAAAGGCCATCGTATTAACATTATCGATACCCCTGGTCACGTTGACTTCACCGTAGAGGTTGAACGTTCACTACGTGTACTAGACGGTGCGGTAGCTGTGTTAGACGCACAATCTGGTGTTGAGCCCCAAACTGAAACGGTTTGGCGCCAAGCAACAACTTATGGAGTTCCGCGTATTGTATTCATTAACAAAATGGATAAAATTGGTGCGGACTTCCTTTACTCCGCAGGCACGATTTCTGATCGCCTAGGAGCTAATGCACATCCAATTCAGTTACCGATTGGTGCTGAGGATGAATTTGAAGGAATCATTGACTTAATTAACATGGAAGCTTATTACTACCTTGATGACTTAGGAACACGTGCAGAAGCACGCGAAATTCCTGATGAGTACAAGGAGCAAGCTGAAGAGTATCGCACAAGCCTGCTTGAGTCAGTAGCTGAGCTGGATGAAGAGTTAATGATGAAATACTTGGAAGGGGAAGAAATTTCTAACGATGAGTTGAAAGCGGCTATCCGTGAAGCAACTTGTAACGTTGAATTCTACCCAATTCTATGTGGTTCTGCCTTCAAAAACAAAGGGGTTCAGTTAATGATCGATGCTGTTATCGATTATCTGCCATCCCCATTAGACGTACCTCCAATCCAAGGTATCGTTCCTGGTACTGAGGAAGAAGTCGTACGTAAATCTGATGATAAAGAACCATTCTCTGCTTTAGCGTTTAAAGTTATGACAGACCCATATGTTGGTAAGCTAACATTCTTCCGTGCATATTCTGGTACGCTAAATGCTGGTTCTTATGTTAAAAACTCTACAAAAGACAAGCGTGAGCGCGTAGGACGTATTCTACAAATGCACGCGAATCACCGTGAAGAAGTTCCAACTGTATATGCTGGTGACATCGCCGCTGCGGTTGGTTTGAAAGATACGGCAACAGGTGACACTCTATGTGATGATAAGAACCTTGTTATCTTAGAGTCCATGGAATTCCCGGAGCCTGTTATCTCTGTTGCAATTGAGCCAAAATCTAAAGCAGACCAAGATAAAATGGGTATCGCACTAGCGAAACTTGCTGAAGAGGATCCAACATTCAAAACTGAAACAAACGTTGAAACTGGTCAAACAATCATCTCAGGTATGGGTGAACTACACTTAGACATCATTGTAGACCGTCTAAAACGTGAATTTAAAGTAGAAGCGAATGTTGGTGCACCACAGGTTGCTTACCGTGAAACTTTCCGTGCTTCAGCAGAAGTTGAAGGTAAATTTGTCCGTCAGTCTGGTGGACGTGGACAATACGGTCATGTTTGGGTTAAGTTTGAACCAAACGAAGAGGGTGCAGGTTTTGAATTTGTGAACAAAATTGTTGGTGGTGTAGTTCCACGTGAATACATCCCTGCAGTTCAAGCGGGTATTGAAGAGTCACTAGACAATGGTGTACTTGCGGGATATCCACTAATTGATGTTAAAGCTACGCTATTCGATGGATCTTACCATGATGTAGACTCCAACGAAACAGCATTTAAAGTAGCAGCATCACTCGCTCTAAGAGAAGCGAAAAAGAAATGTTCTCCAGTAATTCTTGAGCCAATGATGAAAGTTGAAGTTGTTGTACCTGAAGAATACATGGGAGACATTATGGGTGATGTTACTTCTCGTCGTGGCCGTGTTGAAGGTATGGGCGCACGTGGCAATGCTTCTGTAGTTAATGCGTTTGTTCCATTATCCGAAATGTTTGGATATGCAACATCATTGCGTTCCAACACTCAAGGACGTGGAACTTATACTATGCACTTCTCTCATTACGAAGAAGTACCTAAGAGCATTTCAGAGGAAATTATCAAAAAAAATAGTGGTGAATAA
- the tuf gene encoding elongation factor Tu, giving the protein MSKEKFDRSKAHVNVGTIGHVDHGKTTLTAAISTVLHSKSGKGTAMAYDQIDGAPEERERGITIATAHVEYETENRHYAHVDCPGHADYVKNMITGAAQMDGAILVVSAADGPMPQTREHILLSRQVGVPAIVVFLNKVDMVDDEELLELVEMEVRDLLSEYDFPGDDVPVIKGSALKALEGDEEYANRIFELMDAVDEYIPTPERDTDKDFMMPVEDVFSITGRGTVATGRVERGQIKVGDEVEIIGLTEEPSKTTVTGVEMFRKLLDYAEAGDNIGALLRGVSREDIKRGQVLAKPGSITPHTKFKAEVYVLSKEEGGRHTPFFTNYRPQFYFRTTDVTGVIQLPEGVEMVMPGDNVEMTVELISPIAIEDGTKFSIREGGRTVGAGVVSVIQE; this is encoded by the coding sequence ATGTCAAAAGAAAAATTCGACCGTTCCAAAGCCCACGTTAACGTTGGGACAATTGGACACGTAGACCATGGTAAAACTACATTAACTGCTGCAATCTCAACAGTACTTCACAGTAAGTCTGGTAAAGGTACAGCAATGGCTTATGACCAAATCGATGGTGCTCCTGAAGAGCGCGAGCGTGGAATCACAATCGCAACAGCTCACGTTGAGTACGAAACTGAAAACCGTCACTACGCACACGTTGACTGCCCAGGCCACGCTGACTATGTTAAAAACATGATCACTGGTGCTGCGCAAATGGACGGAGCAATCCTTGTAGTATCTGCAGCTGATGGCCCAATGCCACAGACTCGTGAGCACATCCTTCTTTCTCGTCAAGTAGGTGTTCCTGCAATCGTAGTATTCTTAAACAAAGTAGATATGGTTGACGATGAAGAGCTACTTGAATTAGTTGAAATGGAAGTACGTGACCTTCTAAGCGAATACGACTTCCCTGGTGATGATGTACCAGTAATTAAAGGTTCTGCTCTTAAAGCACTTGAAGGTGACGAAGAGTATGCTAACCGTATTTTTGAACTAATGGACGCTGTTGATGAGTACATTCCAACTCCTGAGCGTGACACTGACAAAGACTTCATGATGCCAGTTGAGGACGTATTCTCTATTACTGGTCGTGGTACAGTTGCTACAGGTCGTGTTGAGCGTGGACAAATCAAAGTTGGTGACGAAGTTGAGATCATTGGTCTTACTGAAGAGCCATCTAAAACAACTGTAACAGGAGTAGAAATGTTCCGTAAGCTTCTTGACTATGCTGAAGCTGGTGACAACATTGGTGCACTACTTCGTGGTGTTTCTCGTGAAGACATCAAGCGTGGTCAAGTACTAGCAAAGCCTGGTTCAATCACTCCACATACAAAGTTTAAAGCGGAAGTTTATGTTCTTTCTAAAGAAGAAGGTGGACGTCACACTCCATTCTTCACAAACTACCGCCCACAGTTCTACTTCCGTACAACTGACGTAACTGGCGTTATTCAACTTCCAGAAGGCGTTGAAATGGTAATGCCTGGCGATAACGTTGAAATGACAGTTGAACTTATTTCACCAATCGCAATCGAGGACGGTACTAAGTTCTCTATCCGTGAAGGTGGACGTACAGTAGGCGCTGGCGTTGTATCTGTAATTCAAGAGTAA
- the rpsC gene encoding 30S ribosomal protein S3 — protein MGQKVNPVGLRVGVIRDWESKWYAGKDYSELLHEDIKIREYIENRLNDASVSAVEIERAANRVNITIHTGKPGMVIGKGGSEVEALRKSLNGLTGKKVHINIVEVKKPELDANLVAENIARQLENRVSFRRVQKQAIQRAMRAGAKGIKTQVSGRLGGADIARAEHYSEGTVPLHTLRADIDYGTAEADTTYGKLGVKVWIYRGEVLPTKKDN, from the coding sequence GTGGGTCAAAAAGTTAACCCGGTCGGTCTTCGTGTCGGTGTCATCCGTGATTGGGAATCAAAATGGTACGCTGGCAAAGACTACTCAGAATTGCTTCATGAAGATATTAAGATTCGTGAATATATTGAAAACCGTTTGAATGACGCATCAGTTTCCGCTGTGGAAATTGAACGTGCTGCAAATCGTGTAAATATTACAATCCACACAGGTAAGCCTGGAATGGTTATCGGTAAAGGCGGATCCGAAGTGGAAGCATTAAGAAAATCATTGAATGGTCTAACAGGTAAAAAAGTTCACATCAACATCGTTGAAGTGAAGAAGCCTGAATTAGATGCTAATCTAGTAGCGGAAAACATTGCTCGCCAACTAGAGAATCGTGTTTCTTTCCGTCGTGTACAGAAGCAAGCGATTCAACGTGCAATGCGCGCTGGTGCTAAAGGAATCAAAACACAAGTATCTGGTCGTCTAGGCGGTGCAGATATTGCTCGTGCAGAACATTACAGTGAAGGTACTGTTCCACTACACACACTACGTGCTGATATTGACTACGGTACTGCAGAAGCAGATACTACGTACGGTAAATTAGGTGTAAAAGTGTGGATCTATCGTGGAGAAGTCCTTCCAACGAAGAAAGATAATTAA
- the rplV gene encoding 50S ribosomal protein L22, whose translation MQAKAVAKSVRIAPRKARLVIDLIRGKEVGEAIAILRHTNRAASPVVEKVLKSAIANAEHNYELDPENLVVSEAFVNEGVTLKRFRPRAMGRASQINKRTSHITVVVTEKKEG comes from the coding sequence ATGCAAGCTAAAGCCGTTGCAAAATCCGTTCGTATAGCTCCTCGTAAAGCTCGTTTAGTGATTGATTTAATTCGAGGAAAAGAAGTTGGCGAAGCTATTGCTATTTTGCGCCACACAAATCGTGCGGCTTCTCCAGTTGTTGAGAAAGTATTGAAATCTGCAATTGCAAACGCAGAGCACAACTATGAATTGGATCCGGAAAATTTAGTTGTTTCTGAAGCATTTGTAAACGAGGGTGTAACATTGAAACGTTTCCGCCCACGTGCGATGGGTCGTGCTTCACAAATCAACAAACGCACCAGCCATATTACGGTTGTTGTAACAGAAAAAAAGGAGGGATAA
- the rpsL gene encoding 30S ribosomal protein S12, with amino-acid sequence MPTINQLVRKGRTTKGKKSDSPALNKGYNSFKKAMTNQSSPQKRGVCTRVGTMTPKKPNSALRKYARVRLTNGIEVTAYIPGIGHNLQEHSVVLIRGGRVKDLPGVRYHIVRGALDTAGVEGRMQGRSKYGTKRPKK; translated from the coding sequence ATGCCTACTATTAACCAGCTTGTACGTAAAGGCCGTACTACTAAAGGTAAAAAGTCTGATTCACCAGCACTTAACAAAGGGTACAATAGCTTCAAAAAAGCTATGACTAACCAGTCTTCACCTCAAAAACGTGGTGTTTGTACACGTGTTGGTACAATGACTCCTAAGAAACCTAACTCAGCACTACGTAAATATGCTCGTGTGCGTTTAACAAACGGTATCGAGGTTACTGCATATATCCCTGGAATCGGCCACAACTTGCAGGAGCACAGTGTAGTACTAATCCGTGGTGGTCGTGTTAAAGACTTACCTGGTGTACGTTACCACATTGTTCGTGGTGCACTTGACACTGCAGGTGTTGAAGGTCGTATGCAAGGTCGTTCCAAGTACGGTACGAAAAGACCTAAAAAATAA
- the rplW gene encoding 50S ribosomal protein L23, translating to MKDPRDIIKRPVITENTADLMADKQYTFEVDPKANKTEIKQAVEVIFGVEVERVNTLNRKGKFRRMGRYGGYRPNRKNAIVKLSADSKELDFFEGVEE from the coding sequence ATGAAGGACCCACGTGATATTATTAAGCGCCCTGTCATTACTGAAAACACTGCAGATCTAATGGCAGATAAACAGTATACTTTCGAAGTAGATCCGAAAGCGAACAAGACTGAAATTAAACAGGCTGTTGAAGTGATTTTTGGTGTCGAAGTTGAGAGAGTAAACACACTGAATCGAAAAGGTAAGTTTAGAAGAATGGGACGTTATGGTGGTTACCGCCCTAACCGTAAAAATGCTATTGTTAAGCTTTCTGCTGACAGTAAAGAGCTTGACTTTTTCGAAGGTGTAGAAGAATAA
- the rpsS gene encoding 30S ribosomal protein S19 has translation MGRSLKKGPFVDDHLMKKVEKLNEDDKKQVIKTWSRRSTIFPNFVGHTIAVYDGRKHVPVYVTEDMVGHKLGEFAPTRTYKGHAGDDKKTKR, from the coding sequence ATGGGTCGTAGTTTAAAAAAGGGACCTTTCGTTGATGATCATTTAATGAAAAAAGTTGAGAAATTGAACGAAGACGATAAGAAACAGGTTATTAAAACTTGGTCTCGTCGTTCTACAATCTTCCCTAACTTTGTAGGGCACACAATCGCTGTGTATGACGGACGCAAGCATGTACCTGTTTATGTTACTGAAGACATGGTGGGTCACAAACTAGGTGAATTCGCACCAACACGTACGTATAAAGGCCATGCTGGCGACGATAAGAAAACAAAACGCTAA